The Amycolatopsis coloradensis sequence CCTAATTCGCGGCGCGCGAGGTCGATCATCGCGTCACGGTGGGCCTGCATCTCTGCCTCGTCCTCGTTGGCTGCCGCTACGTTCCAGCACCTGAGTAGCTCGCAGGCCTGCGAGCTGCCGTAGATCTCCAACCCGATCACCGCGTCCATCTCTGCCTGCACGCGCTCCCTTTGGGCCATCGTTGGTTCAGCTCGGCCAGCTTGTCCAGCTCGCCTTCGCGCTCGTATCGCTTGCGCCGTAGACCTAGTTCCGCCACGAGCAAGGCGGTGACGTACGCGTCTCGACGCTGGTGTGTCAATCGATCGCGCGTGGTCGCCTCCTCGGCGTGACGGGCCATCCGCTCCACCTGCGCTCGGCCTTGTTTGCCAGAGAGCCAGGTGAAGAACACGCCGGTCACGGCGGTCAGCCCAGCAGTAACAGGTGCTACCCACTCCCACGCCATCCTCGAATCCTGCCGTCCGGCGAACTGTTTTGGTAGCCCTTCGGCAGGGCCGCTCCAGTTGAATGCGACAGCCGAGCGGTGAGGTGTCATCTACTGGGTCCCCGGCCTTCAGCGCTTCTTCTCCTTGGTGTAACGGAGGCCTGTTCCCCATGGACGCTGTTGCAGACGCAATAGTGTCCATGGTGGTTGAAGTTGTGCGTGGACGTCCGTTGCCTGCTCCGGTACGGCACCGTTCTGGAAGCCGTCGGCGCCGATGCCGATTCAGATGTGGTCATGGTCATCGCGGGACTTGGGCCCTGCTTCGGACTGGTATCGCAACATCCAGGGCAGAATTCCCGAGAGGTTATTGTCGGCCGTCGGCGTTTCAGGCTGGCGCACCGGCTGCTGACCGAGACCGAGGCCATCGCGATTATGGCCGGCTACGAGCGGCGAAACCGGATGCTGCTCCCTGTCCTTCGTCCGCTGCTGAGTAAGTTGCTCGGCTGGACTTACGACGGTAGCGACGTCGCACGACGTCGCTTGGTGAGGCGGCTTCCGATCGTCGCGTTCCGGCCACGGACCGGCATCGGTGAGACGAGCGGCCATTAGGTCGCCGCTCGCAACCGCTGATCAGGGGACAGTTGTCGTCGGCCACATGAAGTCTTTGGGCGTGCCCAATCGGACGCTTGTCCATAATGGACTTAGAGAGTCCATGTGTCTCAATCGGCTTACCGCCAGGCGCGACCTGTGGCACGATCCGGGGTCGTCATCACAGTCACCTTTTCCTGGAGGGTCCTGCAGTGCGGTCGTACGACGTTTTGGCCGAATCGACGGCACCGCCTGCGGTCGTGTGGGCATTGCTGCTGGATCCGCGGACGTGGCCAGCCTGGTCGGGCGCCGGTGAGCTGGACGTCGGCCGCTCGGCCGGCCTCTCGCCGGATGGACGTGACGAAGTGGGTGCCATCCGTGCCTTCCGGGCGGGCCGGGCTGTCACCCGGGAACGGGTAGCGGGCCTTACTCCCGGGAAGCGGTTCGCCTACGAGACCGTGAAAAGCCCGCAATTGGCGGATCACCAGGCGACGATCGACCTCCACGAGATCCCCGGTGGAGGTACAAGAATTCGTTGGCAGGGAACGTATTCAGCCCGCGGGATAGGGCTCCGTTCCTCGGAAAGGCAAGTGCAGCGCACGATGGCGAGAACAGCTCGGCGGCTCGCTGAGTACGCGGCCGGTCAAAACGTAAGGTGATTGTCAGGTTCGGTCGCGTCGACGTGCGGGATACTGATCGCCGTCCGGTGCAAGCCGGAGGACGGTGACGCGACAGCCCGACAGCGCGGGCTACGACAGATCGGCGAGGCCCAGGCATGAATCGTGAAATGGTCAGACGATGAGCACGGGCACGGAGGGTTCCTGCGTGAAGTCGTGAAGCGATAGCCGTGGACGCGTTGGCGGGCCTGGAGCGAGGTGCCTGGCGCGTGCTCACCGACGAACCAGCCTCCGCACGGTCGTTCTACGAGACTGTGCTCCATGACCGTGTCGTGGTACTCCTGATCGACAGAAAACCGATCCAGGAACGCGAAGCCGCTCTGTCAGCCTTGTGCGGGGCGACCTGGACGGCGTATAGCCTTGCCGATCTGAGCGCGGCAAGGCTCAGCCGCGTGGTTGGCGCGGTCAACTACCGGGTCGCCGCAACCAAAGACGGGGTTCCCTATTCGGCCCGGGTAAGCAGCGTCTACGTTCGTCGTGACGATGGCTGGAAGCTGACCTTTCATCAGCATGTCAGCTGGTAAGTGCTCGCCGACGGACTGGAGACGGAGTTGCCGTCCGTATTGTCGAGGTTGCTGTCTCGCTGGGTTTTGGGGCGAGGGTGGACGTTTCCGGTCGCGGTCGTCATTTTCGTCTTCGTGACGAGCTGGCCGTTGATGCTGCTGGCGGAACCGGTGGGAAGCGAACTGGTCCTGCCGGGAAACTACTGGTGGTACTTCGTCGTCACGGCCACGACGGTGGGGTACGGAGACTTCTCACCGGAGACCACCGCGGATCATTTCGTCGGTGCCTACGTCATCGTGGGTGGGATCGTGACGATCACCACGGTGTTCACAAGGCTCGCCTCGAAGATCGAATTGGCGAAGGGACGGCGAATGCAGGGGTTGGATGTCGTACGTGCGGAAGGACATACGGTTCTGATCGGCTACACGCCCGGCCGGACCGAGCGGCTCGTCAGGCAGTTGTTCGCCGGGAGGATCGGCCTGCTTGACCTTGTGCGCGACCGATGACACACCGCTTCACCCGATGCCCGCACAGCCGGTGGATTTCGTCCGTGGCGAGCCGACCGCAGTCGAGGTGCTGACCAGGGCCGGCGTGGAAAGAGCCGGCACAGTTCTCGTCGACATGCGTGACGACAACGAGGCGCTTGCCGTCGCGGTGACCGTGAACCATGTGAACCGATCGGCGCATGTGGTGGTCACTCTGCGGGACATGGAGAAAGCCGAACTCGTGCACTACGTCGATCCGCGGATCAAATGCGTTCAGTGGCACACACCGCGCATGGTCACCGAGGAACTCACGTCGCCCGGCATCACCGAGGTCTACTCGGAACTGATGACGTCCGGCGGAGCCAGCACTTACTCCGCGACCCTGCCCAGTTCACTCGGGCGATTGAGCACCGAGAAATGCAAGGTCGCGCTGGGCCGGGCCTTCGGTGCGACGGTCCTTGTTGCGCGAGACGGTGAGGACCTGATCGTCAATCCGTCCTGGGAAGGTGAGCTTCCTGTCGGCTCGGTCCTCTACTACGTTGGGCCACGGCGACTCGAGGACGCGGAAATCGAAGCTGTCCTGCGGGAATGCGCACCGTAGGACGTCATTGAGTTCCGAGTGCACGGAGCACGCGAAATCGCGCGAGCCGGTGCAGCATTTCGCCCATGGCGTCGGGCCTGATTTGACCGTCGAGTTCGGCGTGGGCGGCGCACACGATGTCGTTGACGGCGGCTTCGGACAAGGAGGGGGCGAACTCGCGGGAAAGCCATTGTCGGACTTCGTCGGTGATGTCGTCGGTATGGTGATCGTGGACGGTCATGTCCCTCTCCTCCTGTTCGACGACATCCTCATTGTGTCGGCGACACGGGGGACTGCACCTGACGAGTGCCTGACGATTGAGCGGGACTCGGCGGCGACGTGGGTGGAACCGAACGGCTTGAGACCGTCGGCGTGGTGCTGGGCGCGAGTGTGGTGATCGGCTCGGGTTCGTCCTGGTCTGTCACACCGCAGCCGCCGAGTAAGAGGGCGAGCGTGACGAGGATGATCACGCGTTGCTTCATGTGGCTGCCTCCGGGAGTTCGACGACGAATCGGGCGCCGCCGCCGGGCCGGTCTTCGACCCAGACGGTGCCGCCGTGGCGGTGGACGTGGTCTGCGACGATGGCCAGCCCCAGTCCACTGCCTGTATCGCGGTCACGGCGACCGGCGTGCAGGCCGCGGGCGAAGCGTTCGAAGATGCGTTCCCGGAGAGCGGGTGGAACGCCGCTGCCAGCGTCGTCGACTTCTATCCTCGCATTGACGCCGCTTCGCCGCAGAGCCACGGCGACGGCGCCGCCACCGTAGCGGTCGGCGTTATCGAGCAGGTTGGTGACGACCCGGTCGATGCGGCGGCGGTCGGCGGAGACGAGTGGCGTGTCCGGATCGCTGTCGAGAATGGACGCGGAAGTCCCTCTGCTGTCGAGGATGTTGCGCAGGAGGTCGTCGAGGTCCACCAGTTCGGCGGTCTCGGTGATGTCGTCCTGGTCGGCGCGGGAGATCTCGAGCAGATCGACGACCATGCCTTGGAAGCGGTGCAGTTCCGCGTCGAGCAGTCCCAGTGCTTTGCGAGCGGTCGGGTCCATCGTGTCCTGGCGGCGGGTCATGACCTGGGTGACGTTGACCATGGTGGTGAGGGGGGAGCGGAGTTCGTGGCTGACGTCCGCGGCGAAGCGTTTGTCACGGCGGACTCGTTGTTCGAGTTGTTCGGTCGTGGTGTTGAAGCTCGTGGCGAGCGGGGCGAGGTCCGGGTCGTCTTGATGCGGGAGCCGGGTCGTCAGATCCCCGCGTGCCACCCGGGCTGCGGCGCCGCGAAGTGCGGTGAGAGGACGCAGCGCTCGTTTGGTGGTCCAGGCACCGAGCAACACTCCGAACAGTGAGGCCACGACGGTGCCCGCGGTGAGCAGGATGCTGAGGTATCGGAAGGTCCGGTCCAATTCGAGCAGCGGATACAGTTCGACGTAGACGCTCCCGCCGCTGCCTACCGGGGTGGCGATGGCGAGCACGGGGATACCGTCGGCGGTGAACCGTTGCCGTGCGGCGACGCCGTCACGCGCGCTCGTCACCAGGGCGGCCGGAATTATGCCGGGCTCGATCTGCCGTCCGCTGGTGAGCCAGCCGTCGGGCCGGGACAGGAGGATCGACGAGTCCGGGCCACTGGCGAGCCCGGTCAGCAGTTCGGTGAGGTTGTCGGAGTGCTCGGCCAGCGCTTTGTCGACGAGGCCGACGTTGACCTCCGACTGCCGCAAGGTGCTCTGTTCGCGCTGGTCGAGCATGTAGCCGGTGGTCAGGTTCCAGGTCGCGACCCCGAGCACGGTCATGACCACCGCCAAGCCGAGGCCGAACGCGCCTGCCACGCGCCAGCGCAGGGAAAGCCGACGCAACGCCGCCCCGAACCCCGCGCGGGTCATGATCCCGGACTGATTTGATAGCCGCGTCCGCGCACGGTCAGCACCAGACTCGGATTGTCGGGATCGGACTCGACCTTGCGGCGTAACCGTCTGATGTGGACATCCAGGAGCCGGGTGTCACCGAAGTAGTCGTGACCCCACACCCGCTGGAGCAGCTGTTCCCTGGTGACGACCCTGCCCTCAGCGGTGGCCAGTTCGGCGAGAAGACGGAATTCGGTGCGGGTCAGATGCACGCGGCGGCCGTCACGATGCACGCTTTCCTCGTCGGGCTGGATTTCCAGGCCGCCCACGGTGATCCGGGCCGGGGGAGGTGGTGCGGTGCGGCGGAGCAGGGCGCGGATTCTGGCCGCGAGTTCACCGGCGACCAGCGGTTTGGTGACGTAGTCGTCCGCGCCGGCTTCGAGGCCTGCGATGACGTCCTGGGTGTCCGTGCGGGCGGTGATCACGATGATCGGCAGTGCACCTTGTTCGCGCACGGATCGGCAGACGGTGAGTCCGTCGATGCCCGGCAGCATGAGATCGAGCAGGACGACGTCGAATCGGCCGTCCGCGAGCAGTTCGAGCCCGTCTTCGCCGGTTTCCGCACAGTCGACGGCGAAGCCCTCGTCGGCCAGCGCGAGGCTCAATGCCTCGCTGATCATCACGTCGTCCTCGACGAGAAGAACACGAGTGGGCACAGTCGGTATCTCCTTCCGGCCGCCAGGCTAACAGTCTTCGATCGTAAGGCAGTCGTCAGTTTCAGGGTCCCCGATTCGTGTCAGGGTGGAAACACGCTCACTGAAACACGGGAGGAAACGCCCATGACCGCCGACGTGCTCGCAGCACAAGCCGACACCGCCTCGCGGGTGGAACTTCACCCCAGGGTGCGACGGCTGCGCGACGACGCGGACCGGGCCTGGGCCATCGCGGACGGACATCGAACGTTGGCAGCGGAGATCGAAGCGAGCGGAGAGCCGGAGGCGTTCACGCGGGCCAAGTCCCAGCGGCTGCTCGGCGAAGTCGCCGCGCACCACGGATTCGCCTATCACGAACTCGCCAACGCCGCCGAAGCCCGCGCCGGAGCGCAAATCCATCCGCGTGAGTCTCCACAATGGAACCTTCTGATCGATCGTTCGTTCACCGCGATCCGTCGCGCCGAAGCACATCACGAACGTGCCGCGGCGTTCTCGGCCAGAACAGCCGGTGACGAGGCTGCTGCTCGACGACATGAGCTCGCCGCCAGAGAGGCGGACAGGCGTGCGGTGAAGTCGCTCACGGAAGCAGGCTGATCGCTGAACGGTGCGATCGTAAGGATTTCGTCAGGTCGGTTCTGCCAGTTCCATGACACGCTCGGCGTGCGTTCCTTATCCGATTAACGAGGACGGTGATGGGTCTCTCAGTCAGCCTGCGTAGCAGAGCTCTGACCGAACTGTCGTACCTGGGCAGGGGGAAGCCGTCGGTGGCAGCCGGTGGAGCGGTTGTCCCCGCAGGCACTGTCGACAGCGGGTTCCAGCGTGCCAAGCGCTTGCGAGCCGAGGCCGCTCGGGTGCGCTCGGCGGCAGGTGAGCACTTGGAGCGCGCAGCGGAGTCGATGGCAGCTGGCGATCCGTCTCTAGCACAGAGACACAGAGCTCTCGGTGAAGTGGCTGCCTGTCATTACAGAGCCTACGACGAGCTGGCCGCCGCGTCGGAACATCGGAGCAGAGCCAAGCGGTTCCCGCGCGGCATGAAGGCGCGTGAGATCGAGATTCACCGGGCCTACGCGGCGATCCGGCGCGCCGAGGGCCACCGGGAGCGAGGAGAAGAGCTCCGTCGCCGCGACGACGCCTTCGCGGCGTTGCGTCACCGGGAACTCGCAGGGGAGGCCGAGGAGAAGGCGAGGATCGCCGACCTCCGCGCGTTCGAACTCATGGAAAACGGATCGAACGAAGGTTCACCATGAAGACCGGAACTCAGTCACGTCCGATTTTCGGCAGGCCTGATCCGTTCTGCCTGTTCGCCGTGGTCCCCGCCTTCTTGGTGGCGGTTCTCATGCTTGTGCTGGATCTGTGGGTGCTCGCGAGCGCAGGCTTCGCGTTCGCCGCTTTGATCCTGTTGTTCGATTCTTGGGTGAACCGCCCGGAGCCCGCCCCAGAGCCGAAACGTCGTGTACGTCGACGAGAAACCTTTCAGCGACCTACACGGCACAATGTTGTTCGTTCTATGAGAACGGCATCGGTGCACCGCTACCGGTAGGACTGTTCTCGGCGAAGCGGCTGGTGCCGAGCCATGTGATGGCCTGGCGTACGGAGTTCCGTGGGCCGGTGATGACGATCGCCTTGTCCCGCAGGGCGTCCAGCCAGTCCTCGTGGCCGAGCCAGACCCTGGCGAGGGCGCCGACCGTGCACTCGATCCGCATCGCTTGCGGACGCTTCGGATCGTGAACGGTTGCCGCGGTTACCGTCCTGGACAGCACGAGCCACCACCAGCGCGGCCCGGGAGATTCGGTGAACCGGAAGTGAATCGACACGGCCTCGCGTGGAAGCAGGTAACGGTCGATGCCGCGGGCGACGTCACGGAGAACGAGGGCAGGGTCGAGATCGCCGTGTCGCGGTGGCGGGAGGTGCCGTGCGCCCCAGCGGCCGAGCGGTTCGACGACTTCGGCCAGCGCCTGGCCTGCTTCGGTCAACTCGGCCCGGCGGGGGCGAAGCACCACGAGACCCGTGGCCTCGAGCTTGCGCAGCCGTTTGGTCAGCAGGCCGGTCGACATACCCGGAACGCCGGCCGCGATGTCCGTGATCGCGGTGCTGCCGTTCAGCAGCTCGCGGATGATCAACAGCGTCCAGGGTTCGCCGACCACCTCGGCCGCCAGCGCGATCGGGCAGTGTTGCTCATAGCGCATCACAACACCTGCACGACTCGGGCGATGCGGTCGCGTGCGAGACGGTGCAGCATCTCGCCGATCGCCTCGGGCACGATCTGGTCCTTGAGGTCGCGGTGGGTGGCGCGGACGATGGCGCCCACCGCCGAGGGTGACAGCTTCGTCGAGAACTCGTTGGCCAGCCAGACGGTCACGTCCTCGACGACGTCCTGCGCCTTCGGTGTCTCCACGCTCATCGCTCTCCTGTTGTGCCTCGATTCTCCGGCTATTCTTCCGGCTCAGCGCCCAGGTGAACCTGACGACTGTCTGACGATTGCGGTGGGCCGTGGTCGACGATGTCGGGAGGAGTGCCGCTCGTGGCAGGCGCAGTTCCGTCTCACCACAAGCGGTGAGGAGCGTACAAACGACCACGTCATGGCCAAGGTCCATTTGGCCCTGGCTTCAGCGTCATGTGAAGGTGGATCGCAAGGGAGTTGTCAGGTCAGGGCGTTCGGGCAGCCATCACACTGGGGTGGAAGGTCCCCGCCGGAATGGGCGGGGATGCCGGACGACAGGATTTTCCAACGGTATGAAATCGCGCTCGCCCGAAGCGAATACAACTGACCGGAACAGTGCCGAGGCGGGCGAAGCGAGCCGATTGGCTCCTGCTGTCGCGGGAGCGTGTACGTTCCTTGCCGGGGTCTGGCTGACACTTTCGCCCTTTGTGCTCGATCATGAGTACACGGGGACCGGATTCGACGGGCTCTGGAACGACGCGCTGGTGGGCATCGCGCTGATAGTGACCGGCTCCGCGCGGCTGGTGGAACCCCTTGCGGCTTCACGCTGGTCGTCATTGCCGCCTGCTCTCGGGCTGTGGCTCATCGCGGCACCTTTCGTCCTGGGCTACAACGACGGAACGCCGGCGCCTGGGGCGACGACGAGTGACCTCGCGGTCGGTGTCTTCTTGCTGCTCGTCTGGCTCGTCATCTCCGGTTCTCGAGAAGAGGATCGGGCGGACGGTGACATTGAGGGCTTCGAGCGAAGTAGAGAGTGAGACTGTGCAGCCGACCGGCGGCCGGAGTGCTCGATCGAGAGGACCAGTGGATAGGACGGGTGTTCGTCGGCCACGGCCGGTGTTGTGCGGGCGAGCCAGGCCGAGTCAGACCAAGCGGAAAGGCCTAGTTTGTCAGGACCCGCGGGCGATGTCGTCATTTCGCGAACGCTGTCGTATGGACGTCGTAAACGACACCGCGGTGAGATCTCTGCGCGTCTTCGGCTTGCCGCTCGGTTCAGGTGCGCAGGCCCTGCAGCACGATCGCGAGACCGAGTCGGAATTCCGTGTCGGGCGTGACGCCGGTAGGCCGAGGGTTGGCGGTGAACCGTAGCCCGTGCGCAGGCTGTCAGCCATTACGTCGTGAGTACTCCGTCAATACCGATGCCACGCGTGCGCAGGACAGGTAGTTCGACACGAGGTGGAAGTCAAAGGCATGGGCGACGCTGTGCTCGTCGACGTCCACGTCCGCGAAACGCCGGGAAACGCCGAAGGGCGGTACAGCCACCAGATCGCCTGGATCGGCGAGGTTCACCCACCGGGCCACGCCAGGTGGTCGCGCTCCGCGACCGTCCGCCGGCGGCGGGCACAGCCGAGGGAAGACCGCATGCGGTAAGGCCAGGGGTGAACCGAGGGTGATGAGCAGGTCGACCGGAACGTCCTGACATTCCCACAGCGCTTCGTAGGCGACGACCGACCCGAGCGAATGTGCGATGACCACTTTTGCGTGCCTGGAACGAAGAGTGTGGACCACGCGTTCCCGGGCAGCTGTTCGTGCCGAGTCGTCGTCGGGGTTCAGGTAGGCCGCGACTTCCCGGAAGAAGGTCGCAACGAACATATTGACCAGGCGTGGGGAGAGCCCGCGTCGTTCCGCAACCCAGGACAGAACTTGACGTAGTGGCCAGGTACCCCAGCCCTGACGGCCTTGGATGGGGAGATCGAGGCTTTCGAGCCAAGCCCGCAGCATCTGCTCGGCTTCCGGGGGAAGGTTGTCGAGGTCGTCGCCGCCCTGCCTGCCCGGTGCTCGCAGCTGGTCGGCGTAGTAGGCGACATCGATGGATTGGATGGCCGGAAAGCCGGTTGAGAGGTGCCGTCGCCAGACGGTGGAGAGCTGCAGAGCGGCGTGCTCCACCGTCTCACCGGGCCGGTGATTTCCGACGCCATGTACGCCGATGATCTGGAGCATCAACGCCCTTTCGCGATGTGATCGAGGGTCAGGACATCCTGGCCTGTGCAGACCACGAGGCCGTTGTCCGGAGTGATGTCGAGGGCCCATACCGGCGCAGGCATCGTCAGAACCTCGCTGCATTGGCCGGTACCGAGGTCCCATACCCGGACTGCCCGGTCGAACCCGCCGCTGATGGCGGTCGGCCGTTCGTCGATCTCGGTGCATACGACAGCCGCGATCCAGTCACTGTGTCCCGCCAGTGGCTCAGCGATGGGTCGGCCGCTCCTGAGATTCCAAAGCCGGATCAGGTAGTCGTCCCCGCCGGTCACCGCGACCGGATCGCCGTCCAGCATGGTGCAGGCGACCGCGTAAACCCGGTCACGGTGATCCCGCGACGGTGGATGCACAAGCGTCCCGTCGGTCAGATCCCAAACTCTTACGGCGTGATCGTTGCTCACCGTGACGGCGACAGGGCGTCCGTCGATGCTCGTCGAAGCGATCGCCCGGCTCCACCGGTGATCGATCGCAGGGGCGTCCAGGACAGCGCCGGTGGCGGGGTCCCAGAACCGTACGCATTCGTCTCCGCACACGATCATGGCTGTCCGGCCGCCCACTTCGGAGCAGGTGATCGCGTTGATCCACCCGATGGCCAGGTCGGTGCTACCGACCAGCGCTCCTGTCCTGGTGTCCCAAGCCCGAACGGATCCGTCCGCACCGCCGGTCACGGCCAACCGCATGCCGTCGACGTCCGCGAGCGCGACGGAGGAGACGACGCCGGATGCCCCCGCGAACGGCTTGCCGATTCGCTCTCCGGTGCTCAAGTCGAATTGCCACGCATGGCCGTTACTTCCCGCGGCGACCACGATCCCGGCGCTTTCGCTGCCGGAAGAGGTCACCGCGGTGGCCCAGCTTCTTTCGTCGTCGAAGGGCAGGGTGGACGCCCAACGAGGGATCCAGCCACCGGACTGGATGTCCGAGGCGATCCGGCGTCCCAGCTCCGCGTCACCATGACGAGCGGCTTCGACTGCGAGGACCCAGCGGCGGACTGCCAGGGGCTCGTTCCCGAACGCCCAGCGTCGGAGTGCTTGCAAATACATGTCGCCGCGCAACCGGGCGGCTGTGTCCTGCGCGCGGTAAAGCTCGGGCACAAGACTTCGGCCGTCGGCATGGAGGAGGAATTCGATGTCGAGAAGCAGCTCGTCGACGCGGCCGGCTTCGATGGCGTGGTGGATCACGTGGCGCAGAAGATAGGGTGGGACCGAGGACCAGCTGCCCCAGCGGCCCGCCCGCACAGCTCCGAGCAGCCGGTCGAAGACGGCGCCGGAGCCTGCCCGGATGTCTTCTGCTCCGTCGGCCTCCGCCGTGCTGCCGGACATCGGGCGCAAGCGGAGGTAGTCGGCGAGACTCTGGTGCAGCAGGCGGTAGAGCGTCGTGCCGTCCTGTTCGACCGTCGTCCGCAGATAGAACCTGACAGCGTCAAGGAGAGCGCGGACCCGGTCCTCGGTGGCTGTAGCGCAGAATCCTTCGGCGAGGAAGCCGATGACCTCGGCGGGAGCACCTTCACCGACTGTGTGCGCCACCGCGGCCAGCGTCGCGCGGAGCTCGGCGCGATCAGGCCGCGCGCCCAGTTCCAGTTCCAGGACTTCAGGCAGACTGCGTGGCGCCGTCGCACCCAGTTTTTCGGCCTCGACGAGGGAAGTCACCGGCGCTAGATGGCCGAGGTACCCCACGAACATCCCTGCGACGAGAAAGGCGCCCCATGCGGACTGGTTCGACCTCCTTCGGAGCCCGACGAGACGAGTGGCCATGGTGGTGGCGAGGTGTTCCCGTACAGGCCGCTGATCGGCCGAGTCGTAGCCCGGCATGTCCGCGAGCCGGGTTCGGAGGTACTCCTGGAGGTCGTAGCGGAGTTCGACGCGAGAGACGGTGTCCAGGTCCGTCAGCCCGTGGTCCTCAGCGGCGATCTTCCGGAGCAGCTGGAACTCCTGCCAGGGCCGGAAGCCGACCAGCAGCCTGCAGACAGGGGTGTCATCGAGGTGCCGTGCACCGACGAGAGGCATGAGGAAGTCCCTGATCATCCGGTTCGGGTCCAAGGCCTCGTCGACGGCATCGACGACGATGACCGGCGTGACCGCGAGGCCTGCCAGCTCTGTGATCAGCCCCGCGACAGAGCGGCTTTGGCTCGGGCGAGGCAGGCCGAACTGCCTGACCAGCGAGTCGACCAGCTCGGGGACCCGGCGTTGGCGTGCGTGAACCGCTCCGAGATAAGGGTTGCGTGACGGGCAACCTGCCGCTTCCAGGCGGGCTCGTACGTGCGGTACCGCAGCCGCGAGGACCGGATGCGCGGCGCAGACCAGCGCTCCGAGCAAGGCGGACTTGCCGACCCCTGGGCTTCCGGTCACGACGCGGAGGCCGCTGCCGGGGTCGGCACCGTCCATCCAGCGGGCCAGGTCTCGCAGCTGCCGGCGGCGGCCGGCGAAATGCGAACCGACCCGGCCGAGGAAGTGCTCCGCGTCGAAGACGTCGTCGAGTTCGTCGAGGAAGCTTCGCAGCGGTGACTCGATGGCTTGGCGTGCCAGGCGCTGAGGGTCGTCGACAAAGCGGGGGTTGGGAAAGAACGGTAGCTCGGGAACATCCTGTGCGGGATCGAGCGGCGTAGCGTGTACCCGCTGAGGCAGACCCGGCATCGCCTCGACTCGTTCAGCGATCCTCCTCGCGAACGCCGGGAACGAAACGTATCTCCTGCTCGGGTCGGTACCGAGGCCGTCCACGGCCAGCTGTTTCAGTACTTCGGCCACCGACCGGCTGAACCGCCCGTCGAAGGCGTCTTCGTCCGGCCCGGCCCCCGCGATCACCCAAGCCCTGGCGTCACGTCCAGCCCGTGCGACAAGCCACGGCAGGCGGGCCGCACGGCCCGCTCGGCAGAGGTCGAGAAGGAACAGCGCCGGTGCGCGACGTTGCTGTGCGGTCGAAATCCACTCGCTGACGTTGGTACCCAGACCAGGGCGGCCGTTGGCCGGGACCACATCGAGGCGCTGATCGTCGTCACCGATGTCGCCATGAGAGACGACGTGGACGACGAGACACGCTTCTCCATCCTCGAGCTCACGATCGATCGCGCCGACCAAATCGCGGCGATCGGGATTGTGAAGAGTTGTTGCTTCGTACTGCAAGTTCGTCAAAGCATGGCTGACGGACTCGGTCACCTCGTTGGCGAAATCGAGTGGAGGCCACCCCGAGTCGTCGAGTGCTGGTTCTTCGCCTGCAGGAACCTGCGTGGAGAATTCCCCGACCCCGATGAGCAGCGCTCGTTGCGCGCCTGCCCGTCCAGGCAGTTCTGGCGTCATGCCGAGACCCGTTCTCCCTCTGTAGTTCTGACCGGG is a genomic window containing:
- a CDS encoding AAA family ATPase, which gives rise to MTPELPGRAGAQRALLIGVGEFSTQVPAGEEPALDDSGWPPLDFANEVTESVSHALTNLQYEATTLHNPDRRDLVGAIDRELEDGEACLVVHVVSHGDIGDDDQRLDVVPANGRPGLGTNVSEWISTAQQRRAPALFLLDLCRAGRAARLPWLVARAGRDARAWVIAGAGPDEDAFDGRFSRSVAEVLKQLAVDGLGTDPSRRYVSFPAFARRIAERVEAMPGLPQRVHATPLDPAQDVPELPFFPNPRFVDDPQRLARQAIESPLRSFLDELDDVFDAEHFLGRVGSHFAGRRRQLRDLARWMDGADPGSGLRVVTGSPGVGKSALLGALVCAAHPVLAAAVPHVRARLEAAGCPSRNPYLGAVHARQRRVPELVDSLVRQFGLPRPSQSRSVAGLITELAGLAVTPVIVVDAVDEALDPNRMIRDFLMPLVGARHLDDTPVCRLLVGFRPWQEFQLLRKIAAEDHGLTDLDTVSRVELRYDLQEYLRTRLADMPGYDSADQRPVREHLATTMATRLVGLRRRSNQSAWGAFLVAGMFVGYLGHLAPVTSLVEAEKLGATAPRSLPEVLELELGARPDRAELRATLAAVAHTVGEGAPAEVIGFLAEGFCATATEDRVRALLDAVRFYLRTTVEQDGTTLYRLLHQSLADYLRLRPMSGSTAEADGAEDIRAGSGAVFDRLLGAVRAGRWGSWSSVPPYLLRHVIHHAIEAGRVDELLLDIEFLLHADGRSLVPELYRAQDTAARLRGDMYLQALRRWAFGNEPLAVRRWVLAVEAARHGDAELGRRIASDIQSGGWIPRWASTLPFDDERSWATAVTSSGSESAGIVVAAGSNGHAWQFDLSTGERIGKPFAGASGVVSSVALADVDGMRLAVTGGADGSVRAWDTRTGALVGSTDLAIGWINAITCSEVGGRTAMIVCGDECVRFWDPATGAVLDAPAIDHRWSRAIASTSIDGRPVAVTVSNDHAVRVWDLTDGTLVHPPSRDHRDRVYAVACTMLDGDPVAVTGGDDYLIRLWNLRSGRPIAEPLAGHSDWIAAVVCTEIDERPTAISGGFDRAVRVWDLGTGQCSEVLTMPAPVWALDITPDNGLVVCTGQDVLTLDHIAKGR